A genomic region of Alnus glutinosa chromosome 11, dhAlnGlut1.1, whole genome shotgun sequence contains the following coding sequences:
- the LOC133882378 gene encoding uncharacterized protein LOC133882378 — translation MGGFTFAQGLLILIVTASMLAVSTANKGWQFGFNNNWPYKGGHHQPKYRQAPNKIIVGGSEGWRFNFSYTNWALKNGPIYINDTLVFKYAPPTTDNTTIPHSVYLLPNFRSFLTCNLTGAQMLANVTQGGGDGFEFVLKEWKPHYFACGQHDGVHCDLGKMKFFVMPMLRWFR, via the exons ATGGGTGGTTTCACTTTTGCACAGGGCCTCCTCATCCTGATTGTAACTGCTTCCATGTTGGCAGTTAGTACGGCCAACAAGGGTTGGCAGTTTGGCTTTAACAACAATTGGCCTTACAAAGGTGGCCACCATCAACCAAAATATAGACAAGCCCCAAACAAGATCATCGTTGGCGGCTCGGAAGGCTGGCGCTTCAACTTCAGCTACACTAATTGGGCTCTCAAAAATGGCCCCATTTACATAAACGATACTTTGG TTTTCAAGTATGCTCCACCAACAACAGACAATACCACGATTCCTCACAGCGTATACTTGCTACCCAACTTTCGGAGCTTCTTAACGTGCAACTTAACTGGAGCGCAGATGTTGGCCAACGTGACACAAGGCGGCGGGGATGGCTTCGAGTTCGTGCTCAAAGAGTGGAAGCCTCACTACTTTGCTTGCGGTCAACACGATGGGGTTCATTGCGACCTTGGAAAAATGAAGTTCTTTGTCATGCCAATGCTCCGTTGGTTTAGATAG